The Gordonibacter urolithinfaciens genome contains a region encoding:
- a CDS encoding Crp/Fnr family transcriptional regulator — protein sequence MKYADLQLMAKTPLFKNLTLEQIENLVERNRGYTRSFKRGDILLVAGDPIEVCGLLLKGKVKIMTESFQGNQSIIADIGPGELYGEPFNWLSYPRVPITVQASVNTTVLFIDLRTFIRPTGGADPEIDQIVLSNIVTSFAEKIILFRNKVEVLSQRGLRAKILMTVRKFAEKQGTDTPVIPFSRKEFAEYLCVNRNSLTRQLKEMELAGDIEVMGKRIRFCHREELLL from the coding sequence ATGAAATACGCCGACTTGCAGCTCATGGCGAAAACACCGCTGTTCAAGAACTTGACTCTCGAACAAATAGAGAACTTAGTCGAACGCAACCGCGGCTACACGCGCTCCTTCAAGCGGGGCGACATCCTGTTGGTGGCCGGCGACCCCATCGAGGTGTGCGGCCTCTTGCTCAAGGGCAAGGTGAAGATCATGACCGAGAGCTTCCAGGGCAACCAGTCCATCATCGCCGATATCGGGCCCGGCGAGCTCTACGGTGAGCCGTTCAACTGGCTTTCCTACCCACGCGTCCCCATCACCGTGCAGGCGAGCGTCAACACCACCGTGCTCTTCATCGACCTGCGCACGTTCATCCGTCCCACCGGGGGCGCTGATCCGGAAATCGACCAGATCGTGCTTAGCAACATCGTCACCTCTTTTGCCGAGAAGATCATCCTCTTTCGAAACAAGGTGGAAGTGCTCAGCCAGCGGGGCTTACGGGCGAAAATACTCATGACCGTGCGGAAGTTCGCCGAGAAGCAGGGTACGGACACCCCCGTCATCCCTTTTTCTCGCAAGGAGTTCGCCGAGTACCTTTGCGTGAACCGCAACTCGCTAACCCGCCAGCTCAAGGAGATGGAGCTAGCCGGCGACATCGAGGTCATGGGCAAGCGCATTCGCTTCTGCCACCGCGAGGAACTGCTGCTGTGA
- the nrfD gene encoding NrfD/PsrC family molybdoenzyme membrane anchor subunit, whose amino-acid sequence MKRIPLIIGLAAVVIGAAAWIYQLIGGLAVTNMSNLFSWGFYIGCFVFLVGVAAGGMIISSSIYLFDVERLKPFGKIASLTAFACILAAGCMVIVDLGRFQNIGQMLIHPNFASPLVWDIVVITLYLILTFLSVYFQLLPGCKRSGKRFLNGWIARRTEDEVDAISARWSRIVALVALPVAVLIHTITALIFATQNGHPWWHTAMLPADFIAMAVASGGALVLIIALAVVGRAHWSEYANGLATIARIVAVALVVHFFFVAVELVLLAWTGGGESAALLEAITSTYGLLYLLEIVLTAGAMVLFFTKAGSRQSGLLIAGSIAVLAGTLVHRLMLLYPEFATSRFSLVTSMGVEWLYPLSTGRYLATGQAFASTYAYAPNAIEVGVALLPFGLLLVVLAFVANRYRMIGSEPASQASAPEQ is encoded by the coding sequence ATGAAACGGATTCCGCTCATCATCGGGCTCGCGGCCGTCGTGATAGGCGCCGCCGCCTGGATATACCAGCTTATCGGAGGCTTGGCGGTCACGAACATGTCCAACCTGTTCAGCTGGGGCTTCTATATCGGCTGCTTCGTGTTCCTCGTGGGCGTGGCGGCCGGCGGCATGATCATCTCGTCATCCATCTACCTGTTCGACGTGGAACGGCTGAAGCCGTTCGGCAAGATAGCCTCGCTTACGGCGTTCGCCTGTATCCTGGCGGCCGGGTGCATGGTCATCGTGGACTTGGGCCGCTTTCAGAACATCGGTCAGATGCTCATCCATCCGAACTTCGCTTCGCCGCTCGTGTGGGATATCGTCGTTATCACGCTGTATCTGATTCTCACGTTCCTGAGCGTGTACTTCCAACTGCTTCCCGGCTGCAAGCGCTCGGGCAAGCGTTTCCTGAACGGCTGGATCGCGAGGCGCACCGAGGACGAGGTCGACGCTATCTCCGCCCGTTGGTCGCGCATCGTGGCGCTCGTGGCGCTGCCGGTGGCCGTTCTCATCCACACCATCACCGCGCTCATCTTCGCCACGCAAAACGGACATCCATGGTGGCACACCGCCATGCTGCCCGCCGACTTCATCGCCATGGCCGTGGCGTCGGGCGGCGCACTGGTGCTGATCATCGCGCTGGCCGTTGTCGGGCGTGCCCACTGGAGCGAGTACGCCAACGGACTCGCCACCATCGCGCGCATTGTTGCCGTGGCTCTAGTCGTACACTTCTTCTTCGTCGCGGTTGAGCTCGTGCTGCTTGCGTGGACGGGAGGCGGCGAATCGGCAGCACTGCTCGAAGCGATCACCAGCACGTACGGCTTGCTCTATCTGCTGGAGATCGTGCTGACGGCCGGCGCCATGGTGCTGTTCTTCACCAAGGCGGGTTCGCGGCAATCGGGGCTGCTCATTGCCGGCAGCATCGCCGTGCTCGCAGGCACGCTTGTGCATCGCCTTATGCTGCTGTATCCCGAATTCGCCACCTCGCGGTTCTCGCTCGTCACATCGATGGGCGTGGAATGGCTCTACCCGCTTTCCACGGGACGCTACCTCGCTACCGGGCAGGCGTTCGCCTCGACTTACGCCTATGCTCCGAACGCCATCGAAGTCGGCGTGGCGCTGCTGCCCTTTGGCCTTCTGCTCGTGGTGCTGGCCTTCGTCGCAAACCGCTACCGCATGATAGGGAGCGAGCCCGCCTCGCAAGCAAGCGCACCCGAGCAATAG
- a CDS encoding molybdopterin-dependent oxidoreductase, with amino-acid sequence MKEHNARAHGPSGPQQTRRGFLKTTAAAGVVACTAGSVAPLAQALADDMTGDGMMDETDGMGLTHVRSTCSPNCTGACGMVAATYDGQVKTLIQAADYENDGYNPRGCLKGTTFNTMMYGDDRLLHPMIRETPYKDGGQLRECTWDEALNFAAKRIREITEHYGADSIAVDYQVPPLNYINKGTFIRLVNMSGWTNFPGYEMNGDLPMFFPETFGCQCEELESYAWEDSRLTLNFGSNIMTTRLPDSHFLTRSQEAGGKVIYFDPNYTVTAAKADEWVRLAPGSDTAVALAMAKVIIDEELYDADFIKTYTDQPLLVNTATGKRVLAADVQGLERPQETPEKREVYVAIVDGAPTAISPTRLEMPSTAALEGTFSLTLEDGSTVEAKPAFQLLKELLERDYTPAKAQNISDVPAETIERLARLTATVKPAHIILGGSAHQYHHGDLKGRALTLLAALTGNIGKLGGGISDYIGQYKVRFKPASWFMPPNANATATPYHYFVNGPTETMSAPYPKNGFHALLTGWANPFDQHAVCDALRKRVESGELEFVMTCDFLHTTTVEYADVVLPGCAWYEKTDVCTTPLHPYIQLQQKAADPPGEARPEIWIFSELARRIDPAWGEQFPNFPPEDSEKQIEAVLEKFLATGGEKVAGITVEDLRRGPVKMNHANPEDKMIPFWDQIHNRTPFPPPSLPNAPGSTDHFVPSGRMEFYKDHDVFLAQGEQLPVWKPLFEDTEYALDPSAREKYPFNYLTRNSLYRVHSNYSSNPMMLELQDGLPRVWMNPDDAMAKGLAEGDEVDVFNDRGHVKGKLVLEPGLYPKQCIFEMGWWARYTGGSSYNTLIYPFINPIHEIYFIGATWSTNMAWNECLCDVRKAGAQ; translated from the coding sequence ATGAAGGAGCACAACGCACGCGCTCACGGGCCAAGTGGCCCGCAGCAAACACGGAGGGGATTTCTAAAAACCACAGCGGCAGCCGGCGTCGTCGCCTGCACCGCCGGAAGCGTGGCGCCACTCGCGCAAGCGCTCGCCGACGATATGACGGGCGACGGTATGATGGACGAAACAGACGGCATGGGCCTCACCCACGTCCGATCAACCTGCTCGCCCAACTGCACCGGCGCTTGCGGCATGGTGGCCGCAACGTACGACGGACAGGTAAAGACGCTCATCCAAGCGGCCGACTACGAGAACGACGGCTACAATCCGCGCGGCTGCCTGAAAGGCACCACATTCAACACCATGATGTATGGCGACGACCGCCTGCTACATCCCATGATTCGCGAGACGCCCTACAAAGACGGCGGCCAACTGCGTGAATGCACGTGGGACGAGGCACTCAACTTCGCCGCCAAGCGCATCCGCGAGATAACCGAGCACTACGGTGCGGACTCGATAGCCGTCGACTACCAGGTGCCGCCGCTCAACTACATCAATAAGGGAACGTTCATCCGCCTGGTAAACATGAGCGGTTGGACGAACTTTCCCGGCTACGAGATGAACGGCGACCTGCCCATGTTCTTCCCTGAAACGTTCGGCTGCCAATGCGAAGAGCTGGAAAGCTATGCGTGGGAGGACTCTCGCCTCACCCTGAACTTCGGCTCGAACATCATGACCACCCGTCTTCCCGACTCGCACTTTCTCACAAGGTCGCAGGAGGCCGGCGGCAAGGTGATCTACTTCGACCCGAACTACACGGTCACGGCGGCGAAGGCCGACGAATGGGTGCGGCTTGCGCCCGGCAGCGACACAGCCGTTGCGCTCGCCATGGCGAAGGTCATTATCGACGAGGAACTCTACGACGCAGATTTCATCAAAACATACACTGACCAGCCGCTGCTCGTGAACACAGCCACGGGCAAGCGCGTCCTTGCGGCCGACGTGCAGGGGCTTGAACGCCCGCAGGAAACGCCCGAGAAGCGCGAGGTCTACGTGGCCATTGTGGACGGAGCGCCCACTGCTATCAGCCCTACCCGGCTGGAAATGCCATCCACAGCTGCGCTTGAGGGCACGTTCTCCCTCACGCTCGAAGACGGTTCCACCGTGGAGGCGAAGCCCGCGTTCCAGCTACTCAAAGAGTTGCTCGAGCGCGATTACACGCCCGCGAAGGCGCAGAACATAAGCGACGTGCCCGCCGAGACCATCGAGCGGCTGGCCCGACTGACGGCCACCGTCAAGCCAGCCCACATCATCCTCGGCGGCTCCGCCCATCAGTACCATCACGGCGACCTCAAGGGTCGTGCGCTCACCCTGCTGGCGGCACTCACCGGCAACATTGGCAAGCTGGGCGGCGGCATTTCCGACTACATCGGCCAATACAAGGTGCGCTTCAAGCCGGCCTCGTGGTTCATGCCGCCGAACGCGAACGCAACCGCAACGCCCTACCACTACTTCGTGAACGGCCCCACCGAGACGATGTCGGCACCCTACCCGAAGAACGGCTTCCACGCCCTGCTCACCGGCTGGGCGAACCCCTTCGACCAGCACGCCGTCTGCGACGCGCTACGCAAACGCGTGGAGAGCGGCGAGCTCGAGTTTGTCATGACCTGCGACTTCCTGCACACCACCACGGTCGAGTACGCCGACGTCGTGCTGCCCGGCTGCGCCTGGTACGAGAAGACCGACGTGTGCACCACGCCGCTGCACCCCTACATCCAACTGCAGCAGAAGGCGGCGGACCCGCCAGGCGAGGCGCGCCCCGAGATCTGGATATTCTCCGAGCTGGCCCGGCGCATCGACCCGGCCTGGGGAGAGCAGTTCCCCAACTTCCCGCCGGAAGACTCCGAGAAGCAGATCGAAGCCGTACTCGAGAAGTTCCTCGCAACCGGCGGCGAGAAGGTGGCCGGCATCACGGTGGAAGACCTGCGGCGCGGTCCCGTGAAGATGAATCATGCGAACCCGGAGGACAAGATGATTCCCTTCTGGGATCAGATCCACAACCGCACGCCGTTCCCGCCCCCATCGCTGCCGAACGCGCCGGGTTCGACCGACCACTTCGTGCCGAGCGGGCGCATGGAGTTCTACAAAGACCACGACGTGTTCCTGGCGCAGGGCGAGCAGCTACCCGTGTGGAAGCCTCTGTTCGAAGACACCGAGTACGCCCTCGACCCGTCGGCCCGTGAGAAGTACCCCTTCAACTACCTCACGCGCAACAGCCTGTATCGCGTCCACTCCAACTATTCGAGCAACCCCATGATGCTCGAGCTGCAAGACGGGCTGCCCCGCGTGTGGATGAACCCCGATGACGCGATGGCGAAGGGCCTGGCCGAAGGCGACGAGGTGGATGTGTTCAACGACCGAGGCCACGTGAAGGGCAAGCTCGTGCTAGAGCCCGGCCTCTATCCGAAGCAATGTATCTTCGAGATGGGCTGGTGGGCCCGCTATACCGGCGGGTCGTCGTACAACACGCTCATCTACCCGTTCATCAATCCCATCCATGAGATCTACTTCATCGGCGCCACGTGGTCGACGAACATGGCATGGAACGAATGCCTCTGCGATGTGAGGAAGGCAGGTGCGCAATGA
- a CDS encoding helix-turn-helix domain-containing protein, whose translation MTIISKLDCVMAARGVGTTELARKVGITSTNLSRFKKGKVKCVRFTTLNALCRELKCQPMDLLSYLPDED comes from the coding sequence ATGACCATTATATCCAAGCTAGATTGCGTTATGGCTGCCCGGGGCGTGGGCACGACCGAGCTCGCGCGCAAGGTTGGCATTACCTCCACCAACCTTTCCCGATTCAAGAAAGGAAAAGTCAAGTGCGTACGATTCACTACCTTAAACGCCCTTTGCCGAGAGCTCAAGTGCCAGCCGATGGATCTTTTAAGCTACCTTCCTGATGAAGACTGA
- a CDS encoding helix-turn-helix domain-containing protein, whose protein sequence is MSTLRVQFGWRIKDLREERGLSQRGFAEKIGMSPSYLADVERGSRNISLDNIKRIADGFDISVAELMEVLRERG, encoded by the coding sequence ATGTCCACTTTACGGGTACAATTCGGCTGGCGAATCAAGGATCTGCGCGAAGAGCGCGGTCTTTCCCAGCGTGGCTTTGCCGAAAAGATCGGTATGAGCCCCTCCTACCTTGCCGATGTGGAGCGTGGGTCTCGGAATATCAGCTTGGACAACATCAAACGTATTGCCGATGGCTTCGATATAAGCGTCGCCGAGTTGATGGAAGTTTTGCGGGAACGCGGTTGA
- a CDS encoding 4Fe-4S dicluster domain-containing protein, with amino-acid sequence MAIDLDRCIGCRTCMVVCKNHNAQPEGIWWNRVFTVGSDEHQVATETRGGGFEMAFLPVSCQHCENASCVKVCPTGASYQAADGTVLIDYERCIGCRYCLAACPYGVRQFNWEDPAKTKGVEEDRYCYGYPLDSHDEGRLVYTRDRPQGVAEKCTFCQQYRAEGEKPACVRGCPANARIFGDLDDPASDVSRFLDGRPAVRLQEELGNDPKVFYVQAGTKEKPALVYGEGM; translated from the coding sequence ATGGCAATCGACCTCGACCGGTGCATAGGCTGCCGCACGTGCATGGTCGTGTGCAAGAACCACAATGCCCAACCCGAGGGCATCTGGTGGAACCGCGTGTTCACCGTGGGCAGCGACGAGCACCAGGTTGCCACCGAAACGCGAGGAGGCGGCTTTGAGATGGCGTTTCTGCCCGTGTCGTGCCAGCACTGCGAGAACGCCTCGTGCGTGAAGGTGTGCCCGACGGGCGCGAGCTACCAAGCCGCCGACGGCACGGTGCTCATCGACTACGAGCGCTGCATCGGCTGTCGCTACTGCCTGGCCGCCTGCCCTTACGGCGTGCGGCAGTTCAACTGGGAGGATCCAGCCAAGACGAAGGGTGTGGAAGAGGACCGCTACTGCTACGGTTACCCGCTCGACAGCCATGACGAGGGGCGCTTGGTCTACACGCGCGATCGGCCACAGGGCGTCGCCGAGAAGTGCACGTTCTGCCAGCAATACCGCGCCGAGGGCGAGAAGCCCGCGTGCGTGCGGGGTTGCCCCGCGAACGCGCGCATCTTCGGTGACTTGGACGACCCGGCCTCGGACGTGAGCCGCTTCCTCGACGGCCGGCCCGCCGTGAGGCTGCAGGAGGAGCTCGGCAACGACCCCAAGGTGTTCTACGTGCAGGCGGGAACGAAGGAAAAGCCGGCGCTCGTCTACGGAGAGGGGATGTGA